In Papaver somniferum cultivar HN1 chromosome 1, ASM357369v1, whole genome shotgun sequence, a genomic segment contains:
- the LOC113359762 gene encoding uncharacterized protein LOC113359762 — translation MVEEEDWSTPYVDYLTKGTLPDNNKTARKLEKRARKFFVIDGELFRRSFNQKTLKCVDKEHAIRIMEDPTKGINPYYPQGNGQAESSNKTLLRILSRSLYDNNRTWHEELPLALMAYRIAKHAIIPAEVIIASTRILSSSGVDLDSQRIRSLDMIDERRDIAERKHQQYRDRRARSYNQHVKERPFENEELVLTVAPHVQREGSARKFTPNWEGPFRIRKVGGSGYYKLEHADGSKIKGKRNSKINRM, via the exons ATGGTCGAGGAGGAAGATTGGAGTACCCCCTATGTCGACTACTTGACAAAGGGAACTTTACCTGATAACAACAAAACAGCCAGAAAATTGGAAAAGAGAGCCCGTAAATTCTTTGTCATTGACGGGGAACTTTTCCGCCGTAGCTTCAATCAAAAGACACTGAAATGTGTAGATAAAGAACACGCTATACGGATAATGGAG GATCCGACAAAAGGTATCAACCCCTACTACCCGCAGGGAAACGGGCAAGCAGAATCTTCGAATAAAACACTGCTTCGCATCTTGAGCAGGAGCCTCTATGACAACAACAGAACATGGCATGAAGAACTACCACTTGCATTAATGGCTTATAGGATTGCCAAGC ATGCTATTATACCAGCGGAAGTCATTATAGCTTCAACAAGAATACTGTCATCTAGCGGTGTCGACCTCGACAGCCAGCGTATTCGATCGCTCGACATGATAGATGAGCGCCGAGATATCGCGGAAAGAAAACATCAGCAGTACCGAGATCGTCGCGCAAGATCGTACAACCAACATGTCAAAGAAAGACCCTTTGAAAATGAGGAACTTGTACTCACTGTAGCCCCGCATGTCCAAAGAGAAGGAAGTGCCCGCAAATTCACAccaaactgggaaggacctttcagaATTCGCAAAGTTGGGGGGTCTGGCTATTATAAGCTCGAACATGCTGATGGTTCCAAAATCAAAGGCAAACGCAACTCCAAGATCAACAGAATGTAG